The window atgaattatctttggaaaatgcttggttaccctcaattttctttttggatttcaataacacttgttaagatttacatttcctgcataatcataaaccggggcaaaaatatctttgaattagggcgctttccttttgtcagaactggctggccagaccagtcagtttgcaaggaaaatgcaacaatttgaaggaacacttggaagataatccctcgtattcttctggaggagtatatatcatcctcgaagtgagTTAATTTGAAAGCGTTGTAGAGGTAGTCCTTCCTTTCGCCCAGTCTgcccggtcagttctgtcaaatggaaagcgcccttagtaaACACCGTCTCTAAAACCATCTCAAGAAGTAtatgctcgtatcctcaaactatttttccctttcttttctcGAGTGGGGTCCGGGAGGGGATCCACTTTGGGGTCCACGTCTTGTAAGaccagaagcacatgaccttgaagcgtgcaattttgtaattttttccttggaacaaagctggggattttaggataccaatacaaaaataagatcgaaatTGCACGCGCGAGAAAATGCACGGGCTgggttacatccaaataaggaaatttttagaCTCAAAAAAATTCAGCTCTGAAAAATCTGCTTAcaattccacgcacgaaccgACCATTACTGAGTATCTGCCATCCTCTCGGCAGCATTTCAACCATTTAGGTAGACTAATGCAATATAATGTTCGTCCTATCTATCGACGTCGCGATGAGAAATTCCTAACGGATACGTTCATTTTTTATCCTTTGAACATATTTTTATGTGTTTCTCAGATTTATGATTTCCATTTGATTACTGTCCGAGGTCTGGTGTCGAAACACACCTACGAATCGTACTACGATCGCGATTATTTGGTTCATTTAAGCTTCTACGTTGTTaattaagacaatttttttctgtgGGTGTTTTGTGGATTCAAGTCGAGATGCATTTTATCATCATCCGAGACCTATCGTCTAGTTATTACACTAATGAGTCGACCACCATATCGACTTGTTCGATTCCGTAAACGCTCAGACACCAACACAAGACATCAAATAACTATCTGACTCCAATTAACCCACACGACATAACAATCCAGGTCCTTTTCTTCGATTTAATGACAGCAACAGTACCAACTTTCTACAGATATTTTTCTACTTGTCAAGGCACGTGTCTTTTCAATCCCATGATCCTTTACGTTGCAGTTCTAGACCATTACCTCACTTAGCAACTATTTCAACATGGTTGTCACGCTATTCAAAAACAACTGTCACGGGGGTTTCTACGTGTTTGCCTAAACATAGAAAGTATACAAATCTTAAATGTTTTTGGATCCTAAATCTTTCTGCTTTCGACATTCTCTACCTTGTAACTTGCATTAGCAAGTTGTAATTACATTTTCAATTGTCCCTAAAGCGGTGAGGACGAACGACCTCTCTTCCACTTCGGGTTCTTCTCGGAGGTGGAACTTCCCCTTCAGCTGCATCTTCCTCTCCGTCCATCAACTCGACCGTACGGTTCTgcatttcatcatcatcatcaacattagaACTCACAGGGGAACTTGTAATCCGAGGGAGATTGTCTGTTTCAGCacagatttccaacttgtaCAGCTTGCGAATCGGTCGTCTCAATAATCCGGACTTCACTTTAACAACAGCTGCTCGGCATCTCCCATCTCGACCCACAACGAGTTGTTGAACAACACCCATCTTCCAATTAAAGCGTTTACCTCTGTCATCAGCCACCAGTACAACCTCTTTCAACGGATTTGGTTGAGTAGTCCAAACTTCCCCTTGGCATCCCAGCACCTGATGTAAGTATTCTTTCTTCCAAAAGGTCGTTCAGAGAAGACAACCACTTCTTCCTCTGTTGAAATTCCTTTGAGACATtcagttctctttcttcttctttgccaTTTGTACGGGGTGGCAAAAAGAACTGTTCAGGACACAAAGGGATAGGCCCTCCACCACCTGGTTCACTCGATTCCCACAGGTAAGTGACAGGCCGGCGGTTGATAACTTTCTCTACCTCAGTTAGGGCGGTTACCAATTCCTCCCAGGAAAGCACAGCTTGGCCCAACGAGCGGCGTAGATGTCCCTTGACAACTCCCACTAATCTCTCCCAGGATCCTCCCCACCAAGGTCCTCGTTCAACCACAAACTGCCACTTCATGTCCAGATTTTTCTCTCTCACTCACTTGGCTGCAGCCACGAAGTTTGTTCCATGGTCACTTATACATAGCTGTGGAACACCTCGTCTGTTCATAAACCTCTGCAAGGCCTAAATCAAAGCTTCTACAGACAATTACGTCACAATCTCCAAATGGATGGCTCTAACTGTCATGCATATGAACACAACGAACCAGGCTTTGCATCTCTCCTTAAGGTAGAGAGGTCCTCCTAGATCCATGCCAGTAGCTTCAAAAGGGCGTCTACAGGTTACACGGCATCGAGGGAATGGCGGAGTCTGTTCAGACGCAGGACCAGCAAGAAACCGACTGCATTTTCGGCACTTTCTTATAACTGATGAGACAGTCTTCTTTGATCGCAGAATCCAAATGCCTTGGCGTCTCAGCTCCGAGATAACTGTCCCAGTACCGGCGTGTTGCATCTGTTCGTGAATGTGAAGCACTAACTGGTCGATGACACCACACTTCTTAACAAGGACGGGATGGAGTTCCTCAAAGGTTGCTTCAACCTGCTGTAAGGGGCCCCCCATTCTAATTAATCCATCCTCAACGAACGGGTGTAGGGACATTAAACTCGACTGTTTGTGAACTGATTGGCTACTTTCCAATGCTTTCAATTCTTCCCAGAAAAACTTATTTTGTACTTGTTTTAGAATGACCGATTTGGCATCTTTCAACTCCTCCAAGGTCAGCAGTGTTTGAGTGTTCTTAGTGGACTTGCGCCAACGTAATATCCACGCTACACTCCTCAAAGTGCGAAGGTATTTGCTTGTTCGCTGAGGATCAACAATGTCCTCCAAATACTCCGGCTTTGGGCTGTCAGTTATAGCCATCAACCCCATTGTAACATTTATGTCATCCCTTGGATGTTTCGGCCACTCCGTTTCCGGCCCATTTAACCAGTAAGGGCCATTTTACCAAATCTTACGGACGGACAACTGTGAGACTGTTGTTCCTCGAGTGGGCAGGTCAGCAGGGTTTTCATCTGTTGGGACCCAAAACCACACTCCGCCTAAAGCTGTAATCTCCTCCACTCGGTTGGCCACAAACACTCCACCCACCCGTGGTCCCTGATTTATCCAAGCTAGAACAACAGTAGAATCCGACCATAGGAATTCCGCATCAATTTTGAGAAAATCCTTGTACTCTTTCCTCAGGGAATTCAGAAGTCGAGCTCCAAGAAGCGCACCAAGCAGTTCAAGACGAGGTATTGTTTCTCCATTTGGCGGAGCGAGTCGGCACTTCAAGGGAACGAGATTTACTGTTACTTTTTCTTCAGCGTCAGTTACACGAAGGTAGGCTGCTGCAGCATAGGCTCTGGACGATGCGTCAGTGAAGACATGAGGCGACACTCTTGTGTATTCTTGCAGCGACGGTGTTACGCCCAACCATCGGTTGATTCTAAGATGGTTTCCACCATAGAAACCTTTCAAAGCTTCCCCAACCCGGCTTCGAAATTCCTGGTTAACTTCCACATCCCATCCAACCTTCTCTTTCCATAAATCCTGGACAATAATCTTCAGTGGAGTAACAAGTGGGCTCACAAGTCCACTTGGGTCATAAATCTTAGACAACAAGGAAAGCACTTCTTTTTTCGTAAGTGTCTTGGGCATAATATCATCCACACCAGCAAGCGGCAAAAGTTCATCAGATTTCAAATCCCAGCTGACCCCTAAAACCTTGTGGAATTGTTGCACTTGACCATCTGCAAT of the Montipora capricornis isolate CH-2021 chromosome 7, ASM3666992v2, whole genome shotgun sequence genome contains:
- the LOC138056033 gene encoding uncharacterized protein, whose translation is MKWQFVVERGPWWGGSWERLVGVVKGHLRRSLGQAVLSWEELVTALTEVEKVINRRPVTYLWESSEPGGGGPIPLCPEQFFLPPRTNGKEEERELNVSKEFQQRKKWLSSLNDLLEERILTSGAGMPRGSLDYSTKSVERGCTGG
- the LOC138056035 gene encoding uncharacterized protein, which encodes MGLMAITDSPKPEYLEDIVDPQRTSKYLRTLRSVAWILRWRKSTKNTQTLLTLEELKDAKSVILKQVQNKFFWEELKALESSQSVHKQSSLMSLHPFVEDGLIRMGGPLQQVEATFEELHPVLVKKCGVIDQLVLHIHEQMQHAGTGTVISELRRQGIWILRSKKTVSSVIRKCRKCSRFLAGPASEQTPPFPRCRVTCRRPFEATGMDLGGPLYLKERCKAWFVVFICMTVRAIHLEIVT